Proteins found in one Paenibacillus dendritiformis genomic segment:
- the gltB gene encoding glutamate synthase large subunit yields MKPNGLPPQQGLYDPQFEKDACGMGFVAHIKGKRSHDIVRQALGMLVRMEHRGGQGSEPNTGDGAGIMLQLPHPFFAQAMAAQGGELPPPGDYAVGMLFLSPDDSIRAGQEADFGRLIEEAGQTLLGFRTVPVNAGGLGATALGAMPCIRQVFIGRGLREGAGSPLDFERKLYVIRKRAERTIRYAAGASGGGMYIASLSSRTIVYKGMLTTEQLGRFYLDLQDESLDTALALVHSRFSTNTFPSWERAHPYRYMIHNGEINTLRGNVNWMNAREKQFESEAFGVGLKEVLPVIHGDGSDTGMFDNALEFLYLAGRPLSHVAMMMVPEPWANDERMDEAKRAFYEYHSCLMEPWDGPAAMAFTDGVQIGAILDRNGLRPSRYWVTKDDVIILSSETGVVDIAPEQVLRKDRLRPGRMLLVDTEQGRIISDEEVKSAIAGEQPYRQWLDEHLVDLEEVPDAPRMPAPEHVSVRRRQQAFGYTFEDLRKVLEPMASSGAEPIGSMGYDAPLAVLSRRPQRLYNYFKQMFAQVTNPPIDAIREEIVTATGTTIGPERNLLAPGPESCHQIKIENPILSNEQFAKLRHIRLPGFRAITLPILFTASRGTDGLCEALHTMCEAADRVIGKGHNLLILSDRGVSEEEAAIPALLAVSCLHHHLIRQGTRTKVSLLLESGEPREVHHFALLLGYGVSAINPYLAFESIEDMIREGLLAGVSPKQAVKNYRKAAIKGIVKVLSKMGISTIQSYRGAQIFEAVGLDQAFVEQYFTGTPSRIGGIGIEEVAREALQPHERAFTAEHRDRTLDPGGEYQWRRDGEEHLYHPHTIHALQQACRNDDYAQYKVYSKRVQGEGERHYTLRSLLELKPNGPAVPLEEVEPAENILRRFKTGAMSFGSISKEAHESLAIAMNRIGGRSNSGEGGEDPARYQRDENGDYRRSAIKQVASGRFGVTSHYLVEADEIQIKMAQGAKPGEGGQLPGRKVYPWVAEVRGSTPGVGLISPPPHHDIYSIEDLAELIFDLKNANPRARINVKLVSEAGVGTIAAGVAKGKADVILVSGYDGGTGASPQGSIRHAGLPWELGLAETHQTLLLNGLRERVVLETDGKMMTARDVAVAAMLGAEEFGFSTAPLVALGCVMMRVCQLDTCPVGVATQNPELRKNFKGDPEHVVRFMRFIAEELRELMAELGFRSLEEMIGRTDLLQVGAEMQRHEKLRHLDLSPLLHRPSSAAGNGAAADKEAMAKRKERELAATLDARELIPRAKLALEHRHPVEGVFAICNEDRATGTLLGSEITRRYGAAGLPEDTIRYSFHGSAGQSFGAFVPPGVTLTVVGDCNDYVGKGLSGGKLIVQPPAEATFRPEDNVIIGNTALYGATGGEVYIRGMAGERFAVRNSGAEAVVEGVGDHGCEYMTGGTVVVLGPTGRNFAAGMSGGIAYVLDPERVFAGRCNLEMVLLERLDSDAEEEQVRRMLERHASYTGSDLAECLLARWELTRQQFVRVIPKDYKRMREHIALAEASGMTGKDALHAAFMANVKDLTRAGGN; encoded by the coding sequence ATGAAGCCGAATGGTTTACCTCCACAGCAAGGCTTGTATGATCCCCAATTCGAAAAAGATGCATGCGGCATGGGCTTTGTCGCTCATATCAAGGGCAAGCGGTCCCATGATATCGTCCGGCAAGCGTTGGGCATGCTCGTCCGGATGGAGCATCGCGGCGGTCAAGGCAGCGAGCCGAATACCGGGGACGGGGCGGGAATCATGCTTCAGCTTCCCCATCCATTTTTCGCGCAAGCGATGGCCGCTCAAGGAGGGGAGCTCCCTCCGCCCGGAGACTATGCTGTCGGCATGCTCTTCCTCTCCCCGGATGACTCGATCCGTGCGGGACAGGAAGCGGATTTCGGCAGACTGATTGAGGAAGCAGGGCAGACGCTGCTCGGCTTCCGGACGGTGCCAGTGAATGCGGGCGGATTGGGGGCCACCGCCCTTGGAGCGATGCCGTGCATCCGGCAAGTCTTTATCGGCCGCGGGCTGCGGGAAGGAGCGGGAAGCCCGCTTGATTTCGAACGGAAGCTGTATGTGATCCGCAAGCGCGCGGAGCGCACGATCCGCTATGCGGCGGGCGCAAGCGGCGGCGGGATGTATATCGCGAGCCTGTCCAGCCGCACGATCGTGTACAAAGGGATGCTGACGACGGAGCAGCTCGGCCGTTTTTATTTGGATTTGCAGGATGAGTCGCTGGATACGGCGCTGGCGCTGGTCCATTCGCGCTTCAGCACGAATACGTTCCCGAGCTGGGAGCGGGCCCATCCGTACCGTTACATGATCCACAACGGGGAGATCAACACGCTCCGCGGCAACGTCAATTGGATGAATGCCCGTGAGAAGCAGTTCGAATCCGAGGCGTTCGGCGTCGGACTGAAGGAGGTGCTTCCCGTCATCCACGGGGACGGCTCCGATACGGGCATGTTCGACAATGCGCTGGAATTTCTGTATCTTGCGGGACGGCCGCTGTCTCATGTCGCCATGATGATGGTGCCGGAGCCATGGGCCAATGACGAGCGGATGGACGAGGCGAAGCGGGCGTTCTATGAATACCACAGCTGTCTGATGGAGCCGTGGGACGGACCCGCCGCGATGGCGTTCACCGACGGGGTCCAGATCGGGGCGATTCTCGATCGGAACGGGCTGCGTCCTTCCCGCTACTGGGTGACGAAGGACGATGTCATTATCCTCTCCTCGGAGACCGGAGTCGTCGACATCGCGCCGGAGCAGGTGCTCCGCAAGGATCGCCTTCGTCCGGGACGGATGCTGCTGGTCGATACGGAGCAGGGCCGGATCATCTCCGATGAAGAGGTGAAGTCTGCCATCGCCGGTGAACAGCCGTACCGGCAGTGGCTGGATGAGCATCTCGTCGATCTGGAAGAGGTACCGGATGCGCCGCGGATGCCCGCTCCGGAACATGTGAGCGTGCGCCGCCGCCAGCAGGCGTTCGGCTATACATTCGAGGATCTTCGCAAGGTGCTGGAGCCGATGGCTTCCAGCGGGGCGGAGCCGATCGGCTCGATGGGCTATGATGCGCCGCTGGCCGTGCTGTCCCGCCGTCCCCAGCGATTGTACAACTATTTCAAGCAAATGTTCGCCCAGGTCACCAACCCGCCGATCGATGCGATTCGGGAAGAGATTGTGACAGCGACGGGCACGACCATCGGTCCGGAGCGGAATCTGTTGGCGCCGGGGCCGGAGAGCTGCCACCAGATTAAGATCGAGAACCCGATTCTGTCGAACGAGCAATTCGCGAAGCTGCGCCATATCCGCTTGCCGGGCTTCCGGGCGATCACGCTGCCGATCCTGTTCACGGCGTCCCGGGGGACGGACGGCCTGTGCGAGGCGCTTCATACAATGTGCGAAGCGGCGGACCGGGTCATTGGGAAGGGGCATAATCTGCTTATCCTCTCCGACCGCGGCGTCAGCGAGGAGGAAGCGGCCATTCCGGCGCTGCTGGCGGTATCCTGCCTGCATCACCATCTCATCCGGCAGGGGACGCGGACGAAGGTCAGCCTGCTGCTGGAATCGGGCGAGCCGCGGGAAGTGCATCATTTCGCGCTGCTGCTCGGCTACGGCGTAAGCGCGATCAATCCGTATCTGGCGTTCGAGTCGATCGAGGATATGATCCGGGAAGGGCTGCTCGCCGGCGTCTCGCCGAAGCAGGCCGTGAAAAATTACCGGAAAGCGGCCATCAAAGGCATTGTCAAAGTGCTGTCCAAAATGGGGATCTCGACGATTCAATCGTACCGCGGGGCGCAAATTTTTGAAGCGGTCGGTCTGGACCAGGCGTTCGTGGAGCAGTACTTTACCGGAACGCCGTCCCGCATCGGGGGAATCGGAATCGAGGAGGTCGCCCGGGAAGCGCTGCAGCCGCATGAGCGGGCGTTCACCGCTGAGCACCGCGACCGGACCCTGGATCCCGGCGGCGAGTACCAATGGCGGCGGGACGGGGAGGAGCATCTGTACCATCCTCACACGATCCATGCGCTGCAGCAGGCGTGCCGCAACGACGATTATGCGCAGTACAAGGTTTATTCGAAGCGGGTGCAGGGCGAGGGCGAGCGCCATTATACGCTGCGCTCCTTGCTGGAGCTGAAGCCGAACGGTCCTGCGGTTCCGCTGGAGGAAGTGGAGCCTGCCGAGAACATATTGCGCCGCTTCAAGACGGGGGCGATGTCGTTCGGCTCGATATCGAAGGAGGCGCATGAGAGTCTGGCCATCGCGATGAACCGAATCGGCGGGCGTTCGAACTCCGGCGAAGGCGGCGAGGACCCGGCGCGCTATCAGCGGGATGAGAACGGGGACTACCGGCGGAGCGCGATCAAGCAGGTCGCTTCCGGGCGGTTCGGCGTCACCTCGCACTATTTGGTGGAGGCCGATGAGATTCAGATTAAGATGGCGCAGGGCGCCAAGCCGGGCGAGGGCGGACAGCTTCCGGGCCGCAAAGTGTATCCGTGGGTCGCGGAAGTGCGCGGCTCGACGCCTGGCGTCGGACTCATCTCGCCGCCGCCGCATCATGATATTTATTCGATCGAGGATCTGGCGGAGCTGATCTTCGATCTCAAAAACGCCAATCCGCGCGCCCGCATCAATGTGAAGCTCGTCTCGGAAGCGGGCGTAGGGACGATCGCCGCCGGGGTTGCCAAGGGCAAGGCCGATGTCATCCTGGTCAGCGGCTATGACGGCGGCACGGGAGCGTCCCCGCAAGGCTCGATCCGCCATGCGGGCCTCCCGTGGGAGCTCGGCCTGGCCGAGACGCACCAGACGCTGCTGCTGAACGGCTTGCGGGAGCGCGTCGTGCTGGAGACGGACGGGAAAATGATGACCGCCCGCGATGTTGCTGTCGCCGCGATGCTCGGGGCCGAGGAATTCGGCTTCTCCACCGCGCCGCTGGTTGCTCTCGGCTGCGTCATGATGCGGGTCTGCCAGCTTGATACGTGCCCGGTCGGGGTAGCGACGCAGAATCCGGAGCTGCGCAAAAACTTCAAGGGCGACCCGGAGCATGTCGTCCGCTTCATGCGCTTCATCGCCGAGGAGCTGCGGGAGCTGATGGCGGAGCTTGGCTTCCGCTCGCTGGAGGAGATGATTGGCCGCACCGACCTGCTGCAGGTCGGCGCGGAGATGCAGCGCCATGAAAAGCTGCGGCATCTGGATCTGTCGCCGCTCCTTCACCGCCCGTCCAGCGCCGCCGGGAACGGCGCCGCGGCTGACAAGGAAGCGATGGCCAAGCGGAAGGAGCGGGAGCTGGCCGCGACCCTCGATGCCCGGGAGCTGATCCCGCGCGCCAAGCTGGCGCTGGAGCACCGCCATCCGGTGGAAGGGGTGTTCGCCATCTGCAACGAGGACCGGGCGACCGGCACGCTGCTCGGCAGCGAGATTACGCGCCGCTATGGTGCCGCGGGCTTGCCGGAGGACACGATCCGGTACAGCTTCCACGGCTCGGCAGGGCAGAGCTTCGGCGCATTCGTGCCGCCTGGCGTGACGCTGACCGTCGTGGGCGACTGCAACGACTATGTCGGGAAAGGGCTGTCCGGCGGCAAGCTGATCGTGCAGCCGCCGGCGGAAGCGACGTTCCGGCCGGAGGACAATGTCATCATCGGCAATACGGCGCTGTACGGCGCAACCGGCGGCGAGGTATACATCCGCGGTATGGCGGGCGAGCGGTTCGCGGTGCGCAACTCCGGCGCCGAAGCGGTCGTCGAGGGCGTCGGCGATCACGGCTGCGAATATATGACCGGCGGAACGGTCGTCGTCCTGGGCCCGACCGGACGCAACTTCGCGGCCGGAATGTCCGGCGGCATCGCCTATGTGCTCGATCCGGAACGCGTCTTCGCCGGACGCTGCAATCTGGAGATGGTCCTGCTGGAGCGGCTTGATTCGGACGCGGAGGAAGAGCAGGTTCGCCGCATGTTGGAACGGCATGCTTCCTACACTGGCAGCGATCTTGCCGAATGTCTGCTCGCGCGCTGGGAATTGACGCGTCAGCAATTCGTCCGGGTCATTCCGAAGGATTACAAGCGGATGCGGGAGCATATTGCGCTCGCAGAAGCGTCCGGAATGACGGGCAAGGATGCGCTACATGCGGCATTTATGGCCAATGTAAAAGATTTGACACGTGCCGGAGGCAACTAA
- a CDS encoding EamA family transporter, protein MMVYGLLLVIASAFTHALWNLFAKRSLHKESFLFSLHAVATVLFLPFFIRDLIAMTWTWGHALLLIVSFLLQGTYLYLVSQAYKSGELSQVYPMMRGTAALLVPLVSVSLYGESMSVIGWVGWSLIVGGLFGLSGMLSVKQKDKSWWIALALTTSVGMCTAAYTLTDKAVVEFFSPLGLIEISNIGAVIFLAPAVKRAGLLRREWRTNWSTIGLGAVISPGSYLLFLFAMTLGPLAHLAPIREFSIVIGTLLGYWILKEKQGKKRLVASTIVAAGMALISMWG, encoded by the coding sequence ATGATGGTTTATGGCCTTTTGCTCGTCATCGCATCCGCATTCACGCATGCGTTATGGAACTTATTCGCCAAGCGCAGCCTGCACAAGGAATCGTTCTTGTTCTCGCTCCATGCGGTTGCCACTGTTTTGTTTTTGCCTTTTTTTATCCGCGATCTGATCGCGATGACCTGGACATGGGGACATGCGCTGCTCCTTATCGTATCCTTCCTGCTGCAGGGAACCTATCTGTATCTGGTGTCCCAGGCGTACAAGTCAGGCGAGCTGTCGCAGGTGTATCCGATGATGCGGGGGACGGCCGCGCTGCTCGTGCCGCTCGTCAGCGTCTCCCTCTACGGGGAGAGCATGTCGGTAATCGGCTGGGTCGGGTGGAGCTTGATCGTGGGAGGGCTGTTCGGCTTGAGCGGCATGCTCTCCGTGAAGCAGAAGGACAAGTCGTGGTGGATTGCGCTGGCCTTGACGACCTCCGTCGGCATGTGCACTGCCGCATACACCTTGACCGACAAAGCCGTCGTCGAATTTTTCAGCCCGCTCGGGCTGATCGAGATTTCGAACATCGGGGCCGTTATCTTCCTGGCGCCTGCCGTGAAGCGGGCCGGGCTGCTGCGGCGCGAATGGCGGACGAACTGGAGCACGATTGGGCTCGGCGCCGTTATTTCGCCAGGATCGTATCTGCTATTCCTGTTCGCGATGACTTTGGGGCCGCTGGCTCATCTGGCGCCGATACGCGAATTCAGCATTGTTATCGGTACCCTTCTCGGGTATTGGATTCTGAAGGAGAAGCAGGGCAAGAAGCGGCTGGTCGCATCGACGATTGTCGCGGCCGGAATGGCCTTAATCAGCATGTGGGGCTGA
- a CDS encoding Ig-like domain-containing protein: MNPTWKRTSWLSVVLVCALVIGLLPFHGVANAAETVTDVHFESDVSPIHVIVDGESVQLKLIGTIKGEQKDVTGQANWSSSNPGAVTVDAGWVKGAGKGTSEITAKYQGYTLKKTVVSNYMYDELSIRSADTGVDIDKETTLYLGMKPNWKAFAYDNDGKTENDVTSDASWSSSNSSVVEVNKGKLTLKDKGEAEITVKHKGLSSKIKIKVELPYEELTLSPDKLIEFEFGDAAVNVIAKAKTKDGSLEDVTDKADWSTSDSGVAEVKDGVVKPIGVGSATITATYLGATKSVSVVVRPSYQAMRISPEKKQTMLLGDAPLQVQTFVLNSADTQQEVTHLAEWTSSNVMAVTVEQGQVYAKAAGTATVTAKYKGLSKSVEVNVIPAIDKLKWPEEDKDKDNDGIRKMDIYMEESQSLPKVSAVTLGGDTVDVSDLAVWTSSNPGVISIKDEKMKAESRGTATLTATVRDHTISMEVTVKRKALILQSNTAEMNIVTGREQAVPDVTVIYMNGDEENITSEVKWESSSPNLIVVGGKIKGLVASKVTLNGTYANVKISVKVTVEEEVVRFEIEPEKLTLNVKKSQSIKVTGYYKNGKKVSLGSKVNWKSDNEKVATVKGTSVKGVAIGSTLLTGEFQGQKLEVPVTVKPKLTKLIAEPGSLKLTAGQKANWKVKAIYDTGEVVDVTSSVTFVPSNTKVKVERGSVQAVSKGSTSVKLTFEGKSTSLRVSVK, translated from the coding sequence GTGAACCCAACGTGGAAAAGAACTTCGTGGCTCAGCGTCGTGTTGGTATGCGCGCTTGTGATCGGCTTGCTGCCGTTCCATGGAGTGGCTAACGCAGCGGAGACGGTAACCGACGTCCACTTTGAATCTGATGTATCGCCGATTCATGTCATCGTGGATGGAGAGTCCGTTCAATTGAAGCTGATCGGCACGATCAAGGGAGAACAGAAGGATGTGACCGGCCAGGCGAACTGGAGCTCCTCCAATCCGGGCGCGGTCACGGTAGACGCGGGCTGGGTAAAGGGCGCCGGCAAGGGGACTTCGGAGATTACGGCGAAGTACCAAGGGTATACCTTGAAGAAGACGGTCGTCTCTAATTATATGTATGATGAATTGAGCATACGCTCAGCAGACACCGGCGTAGATATCGACAAAGAAACGACTCTTTACCTCGGCATGAAGCCGAATTGGAAGGCGTTTGCTTACGACAATGACGGCAAGACGGAGAACGATGTGACCTCCGACGCTTCCTGGAGCTCTTCCAATTCGAGCGTCGTCGAAGTGAACAAGGGCAAGCTTACGCTGAAGGACAAGGGCGAAGCCGAGATCACCGTCAAGCATAAAGGCTTGAGCAGCAAAATCAAGATCAAGGTCGAGCTTCCGTATGAAGAGTTGACCTTGTCCCCGGACAAGCTGATTGAATTTGAATTCGGCGATGCGGCGGTCAACGTAATCGCGAAGGCGAAGACGAAGGATGGCAGTCTGGAGGATGTAACCGACAAGGCGGATTGGTCGACGAGCGACAGCGGCGTCGCGGAAGTGAAGGACGGCGTTGTCAAGCCGATCGGCGTCGGTTCGGCCACCATTACAGCCACCTATCTGGGCGCGACGAAGTCGGTCTCGGTCGTCGTGCGTCCATCGTACCAAGCGATGCGGATCTCGCCGGAGAAGAAGCAGACGATGCTCCTGGGCGACGCGCCGCTGCAAGTGCAGACATTCGTCCTGAACTCGGCCGACACGCAGCAAGAGGTCACGCATCTCGCGGAATGGACATCAAGCAATGTGATGGCCGTGACGGTTGAGCAGGGCCAGGTCTATGCCAAGGCAGCCGGCACGGCGACCGTGACAGCGAAGTACAAAGGACTGTCCAAATCGGTTGAAGTGAATGTCATTCCGGCGATCGACAAGCTGAAATGGCCGGAGGAAGACAAGGATAAAGATAATGACGGCATCCGCAAGATGGATATTTATATGGAAGAATCTCAGAGCCTGCCGAAGGTAAGCGCGGTTACGCTGGGGGGAGACACCGTAGATGTATCCGATCTGGCGGTATGGACAAGCTCCAACCCGGGCGTCATTTCCATTAAAGACGAGAAAATGAAGGCGGAGAGCCGGGGCACGGCTACTCTAACCGCGACCGTGCGCGATCATACGATTTCGATGGAAGTGACCGTGAAGCGCAAGGCGCTCATTCTCCAGTCCAACACGGCGGAAATGAATATCGTGACGGGACGGGAGCAGGCGGTCCCGGATGTGACGGTCATCTATATGAACGGGGATGAGGAGAATATCACCTCCGAAGTGAAATGGGAATCGAGCTCTCCGAATCTGATTGTCGTGGGTGGAAAGATCAAAGGACTGGTGGCAAGCAAGGTGACGTTGAACGGAACCTATGCCAATGTCAAAATCTCGGTCAAAGTCACGGTTGAAGAAGAGGTTGTCCGCTTCGAGATTGAACCGGAGAAGCTTACCTTGAATGTGAAGAAGAGCCAGAGCATCAAGGTAACGGGCTACTACAAGAACGGGAAGAAGGTATCGCTCGGATCCAAGGTGAACTGGAAGTCGGACAATGAAAAGGTAGCGACAGTGAAAGGCACGTCCGTCAAGGGAGTCGCTATCGGCAGCACGCTGCTGACCGGCGAGTTCCAGGGGCAGAAGCTGGAAGTGCCTGTCACGGTGAAGCCGAAGCTCACGAAGCTGATTGCCGAACCGGGCAGCCTGAAGCTGACCGCCGGCCAGAAAGCGAACTGGAAGGTGAAGGCGATCTACGACACCGGGGAAGTCGTCGATGTTACTTCCTCTGTTACGTTCGTGCCATCCAACACGAAGGTGAAGGTGGAGCGGGGCAGCGTGCAGGCCGTGTCGAAAGGCTCGACCAGCGTGAAGCTGACTTTCGAGGGCAAGAGCACGTCGCTGCGTGTCAGCGTGAAATAA
- a CDS encoding AraC family transcriptional regulator, with the protein MSHATPERLRHEQYMSLSSPFRIFRHHIDTRIDVHWHEFFELALVVGGQGTHVVNGTPAPLRKGLLFLMTPADFHEIIPDPGQRIDLYNVIFSEPFIRPELFRRLFAPRGNTCVWLGEEAFPAFEAEFARMWRESEQRQEDSEFIIQGALERVLIERERLRRNGREKREEAGSPLPEPLGEEARRLHPSIRSAVTYIQHHFREPLTLAEVASHAGLSANYFSECFSKQVGASFQCYLQERRLQFAHSLLCVTALPVTEICYASGFSTLNHFERSFKKKYGRAPRSLRTERNARPDHMPTNSPGG; encoded by the coding sequence ATGAGTCATGCAACGCCGGAGCGGCTGCGCCATGAACAATATATGTCTCTCTCGTCCCCTTTTCGCATTTTCCGCCATCATATCGATACGCGGATCGATGTGCATTGGCATGAATTTTTTGAGCTGGCGCTTGTGGTCGGCGGGCAAGGCACCCATGTGGTGAACGGAACTCCCGCTCCTCTGCGCAAAGGGCTTCTTTTTCTAATGACGCCTGCCGATTTCCATGAGATCATTCCGGATCCGGGACAGCGCATTGACTTGTATAATGTCATTTTCTCGGAGCCGTTCATCCGGCCGGAGCTGTTCCGGCGGCTGTTCGCCCCACGGGGAAACACGTGCGTATGGCTGGGGGAAGAGGCCTTCCCGGCCTTCGAGGCGGAGTTCGCCCGGATGTGGCGCGAGAGCGAGCAGCGGCAGGAGGACAGCGAATTCATTATTCAGGGGGCACTGGAGCGGGTGCTGATCGAGAGGGAGCGTCTACGCAGGAACGGGAGGGAGAAGCGGGAGGAGGCCGGATCGCCCTTGCCGGAACCGCTCGGGGAAGAGGCGCGGCGGCTTCATCCTTCGATCCGCAGCGCGGTAACCTACATTCAGCATCATTTCCGGGAGCCGTTGACGCTGGCGGAGGTGGCAAGCCACGCCGGATTATCCGCCAATTATTTCAGCGAATGCTTCAGCAAGCAGGTCGGGGCTTCGTTTCAATGCTATCTGCAGGAGCGGCGGCTCCAGTTCGCCCATTCCCTGCTGTGCGTGACCGCCCTTCCGGTCACGGAGATCTGCTACGCTTCCGGCTTCAGCACGTTGAATCATTTCGAACGATCCTTCAAAAAGAAATACGGAAGGGCACCGCGCAGTCTGCGGACGGAGCGGAACGCTCGCCCTGACCATATGCCAACGAACAGCCCCGGCGGATGA
- a CDS encoding phytanoyl-CoA dioxygenase family protein → MSTTIWPASEVEHYRKNGYLLHKKPLFGPEDFAELTSIFEDQLAQKGDKLSDELDTPHFRDERLLRFLLSDEVLDVVEPIIGPNIGLWSSHFICKDPYTGRATPWHEDSAYWKGRLDRFDKIVTVWLAIDRSTKENGCMRVIPGTHDNGFSEYVDADGKENLFPTQIKQVDESKAVYFELEPGECSLHDSRIIHGAEPNRSMHRRCGYTMRYFSTEAKVIPENNQGFKIWLARGKDIAGNPFCNV, encoded by the coding sequence ATGAGCACAACAATATGGCCGGCATCCGAGGTGGAGCACTATCGCAAGAACGGGTACCTTCTTCACAAAAAGCCGCTCTTCGGTCCGGAGGACTTTGCCGAGCTGACCAGCATATTCGAGGATCAGCTGGCTCAGAAGGGCGACAAGCTGTCCGATGAGCTGGACACGCCGCATTTTCGGGATGAGCGTCTGCTCCGCTTCCTGCTGAGCGATGAGGTGCTGGACGTGGTCGAGCCGATTATCGGGCCGAATATCGGATTGTGGTCGAGCCATTTTATTTGCAAAGACCCGTATACGGGGCGCGCGACCCCGTGGCACGAGGATTCGGCTTATTGGAAAGGGCGTCTGGACCGCTTCGACAAGATCGTGACGGTCTGGCTCGCCATCGACAGAAGCACCAAGGAGAACGGCTGCATGCGGGTCATTCCCGGCACCCATGATAATGGTTTCTCGGAATATGTGGATGCGGACGGGAAGGAGAACCTGTTCCCGACCCAGATCAAACAGGTGGATGAGTCGAAAGCGGTCTACTTCGAGCTGGAGCCGGGCGAATGCTCTCTCCATGATTCCCGGATTATCCATGGCGCGGAACCGAACCGGAGCATGCACCGCCGCTGCGGGTATACGATGCGTTACTTCTCGACCGAGGCGAAGGTGATCCCGGAGAACAATCAGGGCTTCAAAATATGGCTGGCCCGGGGCAAGGACATTGCGGGCAATCCGTTCTGCAACGTATAA
- a CDS encoding TetR/AcrR family transcriptional regulator, translating into MSVDRRKLIVDAAAQSFALFGYKATTMDQVAKIAKVGKGTIYTFFTNKEELFDEILQQLIMEMKGIADREIQEDKPFFDNLYRVLDRVLEFRGRHELAIKLTQEVRDLGTPMAREAIQKMESELLTYIERQVRLAMDKGEVKGHNPKIISFVMLQMYKALTTEWNKLYDPLDKEEIKFHFRLHFMEGLAP; encoded by the coding sequence ATGTCCGTTGACCGCCGTAAGCTCATCGTAGATGCGGCTGCCCAGTCTTTTGCCTTGTTCGGCTATAAGGCGACAACGATGGATCAAGTCGCCAAGATCGCCAAGGTAGGCAAGGGAACGATTTACACGTTCTTCACGAACAAGGAAGAACTCTTTGATGAGATTTTACAACAATTGATTATGGAAATGAAAGGGATTGCCGACCGAGAAATTCAGGAAGACAAGCCTTTCTTCGACAATCTGTATCGCGTCCTTGATCGGGTGCTTGAATTCCGGGGCCGCCATGAGCTGGCTATCAAGCTCACGCAGGAAGTCCGCGACCTGGGCACGCCCATGGCCCGGGAGGCGATTCAGAAGATGGAGAGCGAGCTGCTCACCTATATTGAGCGCCAAGTGCGTCTCGCCATGGACAAGGGCGAAGTGAAGGGGCATAATCCGAAGATTATCAGCTTCGTCATGCTGCAGATGTACAAGGCGCTGACGACAGAATGGAACAAGCTGTACGATCCGCTGGACAAGGAAGAGATTAAGTTCCATTTCCGGCTTCATTTTATGGAAGGGCTTGCGCCGTAG